The Nocardioides sp. S5 genome includes a window with the following:
- a CDS encoding tetratricopeptide repeat protein, with amino-acid sequence MKKGSAAVAEDRRGQRPSRGGAGAGRAGGSGGRGAGASRGGSSSRGDDTRGGSRSSGGRSSASPDSRGRGGRDDAPRGKGGAPRSGGYQGGKKPAGAQDRPYRERRDDKVRTVDQAVYDGPDLPEDITGAELDRGVRAQLKGLPEKLAARVARHLAAAGMLIDEEPEKAYQHTLAARARASRIAVVREAAGEAAYAAGHYAEALSELRAAKRMNGATDYLPIMADCHRALGNPEQAIKLAKSPSVANFASEAKAEMTLVEAGARRDMGQLDAALRTLELAPLTSKSRSSWVVRLRYAYADTLEAAGRESDALAWFHRTHAIDSDEITDAAARADLLERRQS; translated from the coding sequence GTGAAGAAGGGAAGTGCGGCCGTGGCCGAGGACCGTCGAGGACAGCGTCCGTCACGAGGTGGAGCAGGAGCCGGCAGGGCCGGTGGCTCCGGAGGTCGTGGTGCCGGTGCGTCGCGCGGCGGCTCGTCCAGCCGCGGTGACGACACCCGCGGAGGCTCGCGGAGCTCGGGTGGCCGGTCGTCGGCGTCCCCCGACAGCCGTGGCCGTGGCGGGCGTGACGATGCCCCCCGGGGCAAGGGTGGCGCGCCGCGCAGCGGCGGCTACCAGGGCGGCAAGAAGCCGGCCGGTGCCCAGGACCGCCCCTACCGCGAGCGTCGTGACGACAAGGTCCGCACCGTCGACCAGGCGGTCTACGACGGACCAGACCTCCCCGAGGACATCACCGGCGCCGAGCTGGACCGCGGCGTACGCGCGCAGCTGAAGGGCCTGCCCGAGAAGCTCGCCGCCCGCGTGGCGCGACACCTCGCGGCGGCCGGCATGCTGATCGACGAGGAGCCGGAGAAGGCCTACCAGCACACCCTGGCTGCTCGCGCACGTGCGTCGCGCATCGCAGTCGTGCGCGAGGCGGCGGGGGAAGCGGCGTACGCGGCTGGTCACTACGCCGAGGCGCTCTCGGAGCTGCGTGCAGCGAAGCGGATGAACGGCGCGACCGACTACCTGCCGATCATGGCGGACTGCCACCGGGCTCTCGGCAACCCCGAGCAGGCCATCAAGCTGGCGAAGAGCCCCTCGGTGGCTAACTTCGCCTCCGAGGCGAAGGCGGAGATGACGCTGGTCGAGGCCGGTGCGCGGCGCGACATGGGTCAGCTCGACGCCGCCCTGCGGACGCTCGAGCTCGCACCGCTGACGTCGAAGAGCCGGTCCTCGTGGGTCGTACGCCTGCGTTACGCGTACGCCGACACCCTCGAGGCTGCCGGCCGCGAGTCCGACGCGCTGGCGTGGTTCCACCGCACCCACGCGATCGACTCCGACGAGATCACCGACGCCGCGGCGCGTGCAGACCTCCTGGAGCGACGCCAATCCTGA